The DNA sequence CGGCCGGAGCTGCAACGGCTCGACCTGAGCACGGCGCCCGACGCCGACGCGGCGCTCACGGCGTGGCTCGGCCAGGCGGCCGGACGGCGTTTCGACCTCACACGGGGCGAACCGCTCCGGGCGGCCCTCGCCGACCTCGGTGCTCGCGGCCACGCCCTGCTGCTGTGTCTGCACCACCTCGTCATCGACGACGGCGCGATTCCCGTACTGCTGTCGGAACTTCAGCGGTACTACCTCGCCGCCAGGGACGGCCGTCCGGCCCCGCCGCCGGCCCGGCAGTACCGGGAGGCCGCCCCCCACGGGCCGCGGCGGACCACCGGCGGCGCGGCGGGCCTCGCCCACTGGCGCTCCCGCCTGTCGGACGCCCCCGCCCATCTCGACCTCCCGCCCCAGCCGGGCCGCGCTCCGGACGGCGTGGTCCGCGTGGACCTGCCGGAGGCCGTGACGCGGCGGCTCAAGCGGATCCGGGAGACCCACGGGGCGAGTTGGTTCATGCTCTTCGGCGCCGCCCTGGGCACCGCACTGCACCGGTGGACGGGGCAGGCCGCGCTCACCCTCGCCGTGCCGGTCACCGACCGAGCCCGCACGGGCGCCCAGGACGTGCTCGGCCCCCTCCTCAACACGGTGGTGCTGCGCTCGGACCTCACCCCCGGCACGACTCCCGCCGCGTACCTCGCCCGGTTCCGTGCCGAACTGCTCGACGCCATGGAGCACATGGACGTCCCGTTCGATGAGGTGGTGCGCGACCTGGCTCCCTCGCGCCTGCCCGGACGGACGCCGTACGCCGACGTCCTGCTGAACCTGAATCTGCGGGACGACCGCACGGCACTGCTGGGCGACGCGACGCTGAAGCCCTTCATCGCCGAGTCCGTGTGGGCCGGCGGCACCGCCTTCCCGTTGACGCTGACCGTGGCCGAGCAGGAGGGCGGTGTCACCGCCCTCCTGGCCTACCAGGGGGCGCACGTGGCGGGGGAGGGCGCCACCGAGCTTGGGCGGGGCATCGTACGGGCCCTGACGGAGCTGGCCGACGCGCCTGACGACGCGCCTGACGCCGTGCCGCACGCGGCGGCCGGTGCCGCACTGCCGCAGTACGCCGACGTCACCACGGCCGATGCCCAGGTCCGTTCAGGACCCGACCACCAGGCCTCTCTGGACTACTGGGAGCGTCAACTGGCCGGCGCGCCCTACCGGCTGGAGCTTCCCGGCCCGGACGAGCCCGAACTCAACGGAGCGGTCGACGTACCGCTGCCCGCCGGCCTGACCGCGGCGCTGCGGCCGCTGCGGGCCGAGTACGGCCTGTCGTCGTACATGATCGCGACCGCCGCCACCATGCTCGCGCTGCACCTGTGGACCGGCCGGTCGGACCTGGTGCTGACCAGCGAGACGAGCACCCGGGGAGCCGAGTGCACCGACGTGATCGGCCCCCTGCTCAACACGGTGGTGTTCCGTCACAGCCAGGGCCGCGACGACACGGTCCTCGACGTCCTGCGCGCGGTGCGCTCGACCGTGGTCGACGCCCTGGCGCACTCCGGAGTGCCGTTCACCGACGTCGTCGCACGGCTTGCGCCGCCACGTCGGCCCGGCCGCACCCCCTGGGGCGATGTCGCGCTGGCATTCGAGGTGCGTCCCGAACAGCAACGGACCCTGGGCGGCTGCCCCTTGGCCCCCGTCGACATGTCGCGTGAGGACGCCGACTACATCGGCAAGACGGCTCTGACCATCTCGTTCGTGCAGTGCGGTGACCGCCTGTCCGCCCGTGTCGCGCACCGCGGCGACCAGGTGAGCCGGGAGCGCGCGAAGCGCCTCGCCGCCGTGCTGGGCCGCCTGCTGACGGACCTGCCGGCCCTCCTGGACCGTCCTGTGTCGGCCTTGCCGCACATCGGGGCCGAGCCCGGCGGGAGGAGCGCATGAGCGTCGAGGCGGCGGTGCCGCGGCTTCGCGGGCAGCCCGTGTTGAGAGGCCTTGTGGCCGCCGAACTGACCTCCATGACCGGAACCCAACTCAGCGCGGTCGCCATCCCCTGGTTCGTCCTAGAGGCGACTGGTTCGGCCGGTGACATGGGCCTTGTCATGGGTGCCCAGTGGGTCGGCATCGCGGTGATCGGTGCGGTCGGCTCCCACTGGGCCGGGCGGTTCGGGCCGCGCCGGACCATGCTGGCCGCGGACCTGCTCTGCGCGTCACTGCTGGCCCTGGTGCCCCTGCTCCACCGGTACGACTGCCTTCCGCTGCCCCTGGTGATGGCCGTCATGTTCGTCGTGGGAGGGTGCACCGCGCCCTACCTCACCAGTCAGCAACTGGTCCTGGACCGCCTCGGCGGGGACGAGGTCCTGCTGAGCCGTGCCAACGCGGCCCTCCAGGCGGCCACCCGGCTCGCCATGCTCGTCGGTCCCGCCGTCGCCGGTGTGCTCGTGTCGACCGTGCGGGCACCCGGCGTGCTGCTCCTCGACTCCGCCAGCTTCGCCTTGTCGGCCGTCATCGTGTGGCGGTACCTGCCGGCGGACGCCGCCGAGAAGGCCGGACGGCGTCGGCCGGCGCTGGCCGCCGGAGTGCGCGCGCTGTTCGAAGACCGTCTGCTGGGGGCCTGGTCACTCGGCCTCGCGCTGGCCGAGACGGCATGGCAGGCTCTGTTCGCGCTGATGCCGCTGATGGCACTGGCCCGCTACGACGAGGCTCCGTCCGTGGCCGGTGTCCTGCTCGCCGCGTTCGGCGGCGGTGCGATCCTGGGGACCCTCCTGCTCTCTCCCGTGCTGCGGGTCGTGTCGGCCCAGCGCCTGGTGGTGGCCGGACGCGTGGCACTGGCGCTGGTCTTCGCCGCGCTCCTGGCGCCGTTGGACCTGGGCCAGCTGATCGCCTGTCTGGCCGTGGTCGGACTGCTCAACGGGCTGACGGGGGCACCGATCGTCTCCCTGCGCCTCACCCGCGTCCCGGCGGCGACCCGGTCGGAGACCCTGACCGTGGCCACCGCGGTGGCGCTGTCCGGCGGGGCACTCGGATGGGTCCTTGCCGGAGCGACCGGGCAGGCCGCGGGAGAGGATACGGCCCTGGCCGCGACGGTGGCGGTACAGACCGCCGCGACACTCCTCTTCGTCTTCGGCGCGTGCCCCGCCCGCGCCGTCACCGCATCGGAAGGCTGAGATGTCCAGCACTGCACCAGAAGACGGATTCGTCGCGGTCATCGGCATGGCAGGCCGATTCCCCGGCGCGGCGGACGTCGACGCCCTGTGGGCGAATCTGTGCGCCGCACGGGAGTCGCTCACTCCACTGCCCGAGCTGGCCCCGCCCGACCAGCCCGACTACGTCCCCGCGTACGGGATCATCGACCGGGCCGCCGACTTCGACGCACCGTTCTTCGACTACCCGCCCCAGTCCGCGCTGGTCATCGACCCGCAGCAGAGGGTGCTCCTGGAAGTGGCGCACGAGGCACTCGACCGGGCCGGATACGGCAACGCGGACCGGCCGCTGACCGGCGTGTTCGTCGGCGGGGCCAGCACCCGCTACGGCGAGCGCCTGCGAGCCCTCGGCGACGGTCTGCCGTTCGTCGACGACTGGCAGATCAGCCACGGCAACGACCTCGACTTCCTCAGCGGCCGACTTGCCTACAAGCTGGGCCTGCACGGCCCCGCCGTGTCCGTGCAGACAGCGTGTTCCACCTCGCTGGTGGCCGTGCACGTCGCCGTCCAGGCGCTGCTCGTGGGGGACTGCGACATCGCGCTCGCCGGCGGCACCACCGTGCTCGCCACTCCGCCCCGCACCCGCCACACGCCCGGCGGGGTCCTCTCGCCGGACGGGCACTGCCGCGCCTTCGACGCGTCGGCGGCGGGCACGGTCAACGCCAGCGGCGCCGGGGTCGTGGTGCTCCGCCCGCTCGCCGACGCCCTTGCCGCAGGCGACCACATCCACGCGGTCGTCCGGGGATCGGCCGTCAACAACGACGGACGGGACAAGATCGGCTTCACCGCGCCCAGCCTGACGGGACAGACGGCCGCCGTCCTCGCGGCGCACTCCGTCGCCGGGGTCGGGGCCGACGAGATCGGCTATGTGGAGGCACACGGCACCGGCACCATCCTGGGCGACCCGATCGAGGTCGCGGCACTGACCCAGGCCTTCCGCCGGACCACGGACCGGCGCGGCTACTGCCGCATCGGCTCGGTCAAGACCAACATCGGTCACACCGACGCGGCGGCCGGAGTCACCGGTCTGATCAAGGCCGTTCTCGCCGTGGAGCACGGTGTCCTCCCGGCCAGTCTGCACTTCCGGGAGCCCAACCCGGTGATCGACTTCGCTGACTCCCCGTTCCAGGTCAACGCCGCGACCGTGCCCTGGCCGGAGAGCGGCGGGCGTCCCCGGATCGCTGCCGTCAACTCGCTCGGCATCGGCGGCACCAACGCCCACGCGGTGGTGGCCGAGCCCCCGCGGCGCGAGCCGACGGCCTCCTCCCGGAGCCATGTGCTGCTGCCCGTCTCCGCCAAGACCGCCTCCGCGGCCGATGCCGCGGTCGGGCGGCTTGCGGGCTTCCTCGCCGAGCACCCGGCCGTGGCCCCGGCGGACGTGAGCTGGACGCTCCGGGCAGGCCGGACCCACCACGCCCACCGCCGGTTCGTGGTGGCGCGGCGGACCGGCGAAGCGGCGGCCGCGTCGAGCGCCGGGCAGGTACGCGCGGGGGCCGTCCACCACGACGACCGCCCGGTGATCTTCCTCTACGCCGGCCAGGGCGGCCAGCACGTCGGCATGGCCGCCGAACTGTACGCGCAGGAGCCTGTCTTCCGTCGACATCTCGACGAGGTCGCGGAGCTGGCCGCATCCCCGCTCGGGGCCGACCTGCGGCACATCCTGTTCGCCGAGGGCGATGACGCGGCCGCGGCGTCCGCACGGCTCGCCGACATCACGGTGGCCCAACCCGCGGTGTTCGCCGTGCAGTACGCGCTGACCGGGCTGCTCGGCTCCTGGGGGCTGACGCCGGACGCGGTGACCGGCCACAGCCTCGGCGCGTACGCGGCGGCCTGCGCGGCCGGGATCCTCACCCTGCCGGACGCCGTGCGCCTGGTGGCCGAGCGGGGGCGGCTGCTGGGCAGCGTGCCCGCCGGTGCCATGGCCGCGGTACGGCTGCCGTACGCCGACGTGGCCGGGCTGCTGCCGCCCGGCCTTAGCGTGGGCGCCGTCAACGGTCCCGAGCAGTGCACGGTGTCGGGTCCGGCGGACGGGGTGCGGAGGTTCGTCGAGGAGCAGAACCGGCGGGGAGTGGAGACGCAGCTGCTGCGGATCTCGACCGCCGGGCACTCCCCGCTGACCGAGCCGATTCTGCCCGCCTACGCGGATCTCCTGCGCGAACTGCCGCTGCACAAACCCGAGATCCCCTTCCTCTCCGACACGACGGGCGACTGGTCCGAGCCGTCGGCGGTGACGTCGGTGTCCTACTGGACCGAGCACCTGCGGCGGCCGGTGCGCTTCGACGCGGTGTTGTCCAGGCTGTTCGGCGCGCCGGAGAGCATGCTGGTGGACCTGGGCCCGGGCCGTGCCCTGTCCTCACTCGCCCGGCAGCATCCGAGCCGGAACGCGGACCAGCCGATCGTGGCGCTCGCACCGCACCCCACG is a window from the Streptomyces spectabilis genome containing:
- a CDS encoding MFS transporter; translation: MSVEAAVPRLRGQPVLRGLVAAELTSMTGTQLSAVAIPWFVLEATGSAGDMGLVMGAQWVGIAVIGAVGSHWAGRFGPRRTMLAADLLCASLLALVPLLHRYDCLPLPLVMAVMFVVGGCTAPYLTSQQLVLDRLGGDEVLLSRANAALQAATRLAMLVGPAVAGVLVSTVRAPGVLLLDSASFALSAVIVWRYLPADAAEKAGRRRPALAAGVRALFEDRLLGAWSLGLALAETAWQALFALMPLMALARYDEAPSVAGVLLAAFGGGAILGTLLLSPVLRVVSAQRLVVAGRVALALVFAALLAPLDLGQLIACLAVVGLLNGLTGAPIVSLRLTRVPAATRSETLTVATAVALSGGALGWVLAGATGQAAGEDTALAATVAVQTAATLLFVFGACPARAVTASEG
- a CDS encoding type I polyketide synthase; translated protein: MSSTAPEDGFVAVIGMAGRFPGAADVDALWANLCAARESLTPLPELAPPDQPDYVPAYGIIDRAADFDAPFFDYPPQSALVIDPQQRVLLEVAHEALDRAGYGNADRPLTGVFVGGASTRYGERLRALGDGLPFVDDWQISHGNDLDFLSGRLAYKLGLHGPAVSVQTACSTSLVAVHVAVQALLVGDCDIALAGGTTVLATPPRTRHTPGGVLSPDGHCRAFDASAAGTVNASGAGVVVLRPLADALAAGDHIHAVVRGSAVNNDGRDKIGFTAPSLTGQTAAVLAAHSVAGVGADEIGYVEAHGTGTILGDPIEVAALTQAFRRTTDRRGYCRIGSVKTNIGHTDAAAGVTGLIKAVLAVEHGVLPASLHFREPNPVIDFADSPFQVNAATVPWPESGGRPRIAAVNSLGIGGTNAHAVVAEPPRREPTASSRSHVLLPVSAKTASAADAAVGRLAGFLAEHPAVAPADVSWTLRAGRTHHAHRRFVVARRTGEAAAASSAGQVRAGAVHHDDRPVIFLYAGQGGQHVGMAAELYAQEPVFRRHLDEVAELAASPLGADLRHILFAEGDDAAAASARLADITVAQPAVFAVQYALTGLLGSWGLTPDAVTGHSLGAYAAACAAGILTLPDAVRLVAERGRLLGSVPAGAMAAVRLPYADVAGLLPPGLSVGAVNGPEQCTVSGPADGVRRFVEEQNRRGVETQLLRISTAGHSPLTEPILPAYADLLRELPLHKPEIPFLSDTTGDWSEPSAVTSVSYWTEHLRRPVRFDAVLSRLFGAPESMLVDLGPGRALSSLARQHPSRNADQPIVALAPHPTEEAADAATLLTGVGQVWAAGGRIDLRALHDDERHRRVPLPTYPFERTRLLAGEGDGTGTHPAPMPAPPRRAEDAHAPRPTVLEAVLDAFGGALGLPDVEPEDNFFDLGGDSLIATKVAAWARARFAATVSVADIIRSGDAGRLARLIEERVAAGPQEVAVGPQEVAVGAQEEEARP